In one window of Halomarina pelagica DNA:
- a CDS encoding SDR family oxidoreductase, which yields MRIAVLGCGYVGLELCRQLAGHDVAGVRRSDDGLAAVEATGATAVRADVTDAESLASVPDADAVVFAASSGGRDADAARRVFVDGLRTVVEHFAAREDPPGRLVYTSSTGVYGDHGGDRVDEETPIDPTTEKTRVLAAAERVAREEAAERGIEGTVVRFAGLYGPERYRLRRYLEGPVTEGYLNMIHRDDAAGVLRFVLEERPPDDLLLAADDEPAPKWEFADWLAGECGVERPPKRTKEERLAADDLSAAARRRVLTSKRCSNDRLRELGYEFAYPTYREGYRAAIEAYLAGELLD from the coding sequence GTGAGAATCGCCGTCCTCGGCTGTGGCTACGTCGGCCTCGAACTCTGTCGTCAGTTGGCGGGCCACGACGTCGCGGGCGTCCGACGGTCCGACGACGGGCTGGCCGCGGTCGAGGCGACCGGGGCGACCGCCGTGCGGGCGGACGTGACCGACGCCGAGTCGCTCGCGTCGGTCCCCGACGCCGACGCCGTCGTCTTCGCGGCCAGTTCCGGCGGCCGCGACGCCGACGCCGCCCGGCGGGTGTTCGTGGACGGGTTGCGGACCGTCGTCGAGCACTTCGCCGCGCGCGAGGACCCGCCGGGGCGCCTGGTGTACACCTCCAGCACGGGCGTCTACGGCGACCACGGCGGCGACCGGGTCGACGAGGAGACGCCGATCGACCCGACGACCGAGAAGACGCGCGTGCTGGCGGCGGCCGAGCGGGTCGCCCGCGAGGAGGCCGCAGAGCGGGGGATCGAGGGGACGGTCGTCCGCTTCGCGGGGCTGTACGGCCCCGAGCGCTACCGCCTCCGTCGGTACCTCGAGGGACCGGTCACCGAGGGCTACCTGAACATGATCCACCGCGACGACGCGGCGGGCGTCCTCCGGTTCGTACTGGAGGAGCGCCCGCCGGACGACCTGCTGCTCGCCGCGGACGACGAACCCGCCCCGAAGTGGGAGTTCGCGGACTGGCTGGCCGGCGAGTGCGGCGTCGAGCGCCCGCCGAAGCGGACGAAGGAGGAGCGCCTGGCGGCCGACGACCTCTCTGCGGCGGCGCGGCGGCGGGTCCTCACGAGCAAGCGCTGCTCGAACGACCGCCTGCGCGAACTGGGCTACGAGTTCGCCTACCCGACCTACCGGGAGGGGTACCGCGCCGCGATCGAGGCGTACCTGGCAGGCGAGCTCCTCGACTGA